DNA sequence from the Pelecanus crispus isolate bPelCri1 chromosome 4, bPelCri1.pri, whole genome shotgun sequence genome:
AACTAATAACTTCTTTTCATATGCCTTGTGCATATTCCCTCAAATACTTTTCAGAagacttctgctgctgcagctagAAATAAGGAATCCTCACATTTGGGGAAATTTACAAAGATAGCCTAGAACCTTGCTTGCAGAGTTTCTTACAAACTGCCAAGCTTTTAGGTGGGTAAGTCCTGGTTTTTCTTCTACTGTGAAGCCTTCCCGAGTCAAGTCTGGCCACAGGCAACAGAAATGTGATGGCCACAAGATTTCCATCTGTACAAGACCAGCAGGTggaattttaaattaagcaaTTTCACTTACGATGCAAGCAGCATAGCTGCAGTACCCACAAGCTGAAGTTTTCCTCTCAAAACAGACATTGAAGAAAGGAACCTATCAATGTAATTTACAGCTAAGTGCAGGGTTTCATTCTGTAATTTGTATTCTTCTCCAACTTCCACCAGCCAGTCCACAAGAATAGCCCGCATGTTGTTTGTGATATCAGGTTGCTTCTTCATGTAACCCATTTTAGGCTTGCATTTCACCTGTAGGTTTAGACGACAGATAAGATTGAGTTTGGACTAAGTGCCGGTAGGGAAGCAAGTGTTTAAGCTCCGTTTACCACAGTTTAAATGGATCAGAAGTAAACAATGGTAAGTCTAGGATCAGTAAGTCGTATTTCCGTAATCTTATTTTCCAGCTTCTGTTCAGTGCATGGCACAATCGACTTTATCACAAGAAAGGGTCTTGTGTTCGCAGCAGTGGGCACAGCAtcttatttctctgtttctagCAAGCTTTAATTTAGTCACTGTAGCAGTAACTAATGTTTAGATGCATTTCTCAACCCCGAATTTCTCCCCTCTAAGCTGTatgcaaacaagaaaagagaCAGCAGCTCACCTCCATTTCCCTAAGGTACGTATGGATATCGCCGATATAGTCTGGCACGTTGTTAACAtttggttttttctcttctgcttctgagGTTATTGAAATATCCATAATACTTGGAGAATCTAAGTAGAAGATAATAGCCACGTTAAAATGGGCACCGTCAGCCCACTCCCTCGCAGCACAGGGAACCGCCCTATCCCGTAGTGTGTCCATGGTGCCTTTCCAGGACTGCTGGGTCTCTTGCCGCCTCGGCGGGCAGAGAGGGCAGACTATCGCTCAACTAGACTGGGAGCTGAGGAGGCTCTAGGGAAGCCAAAATGTTATTGCAACAGGGAAGCTTCCCattcccctttctcttctttcccctaGGAGTAAAGGGATGGAAAACTCCTTTGCAATTATGTAGTGCTGTGTTACCTTGTTACATAGATGTGAATCCTGTAAGCTTAGCTATTGCGGCTTAAAACGGCGCTGGAGTACCAGAGCTTTTTGTAGAGTGCAGAAGTGGACCGTGATGAAATCAGCCCTCAGATATTTGTGCATGTGTTACAAAAGATGGATCTGACAGCTCCCATTTCTTACATACTGGGAAGAGCTCAAAACACTTGCACCAGTGCAGGGTATCACCTGGGAGAAAAGTCTAATAACCCTCAGGATCTGCCTGAGTAAAGCCCTCTCCTAACTCTAGAGTGCTAGTGAAGGGTGAGGGCTTAAGGGCTGCTCTTGCCTGTAAGCTGGTTTCTCTCGTGAGGTACCGATAGTTAAGGTGAAAAGCATAAAACTGCCTCCAAAGAGCAGGGGATAGAAGCATGGAGGCTCAAGTGATTGAAAAGCTGTTGTGTTGTAACGGCAGGCTCAAAGGAACCAAATCTGTTTCAGTAACTGGAAAGCCATCTTCCGAGTCGAACCAAACCAGCCTACATCCCAAACAGCTTCAGGAGCTCCAGTCCTCCTCCAGTTTGCTCTGGAAACCATTCCCTAGGTGGCACCTCGGCACAGCCCTGCTCGCCCCCGCGCTTCCCGGGGGAAGTGCCCCGCAGGCTCAGGGCGCAGCCGAGGGAGCGGGCGGGATGGGGCCCACAGAGCGCGCCGGGAGCGGCACCCCAGCCCGGcgccgggcggcgggcagccgggGGGTACCGAGCAGCGGGCCGGGGTGTCACGTACCGAAGCTCAGCTCCATGGCGTTGCCCAGAGGCGCCAAGGGCCGCCGCTCCCCCAGGGTGCAGACGGCCGCACGcagccccagcgccgccgccgtcGTCGCCTCCTGCTTCTGggtcgccgggccgccccgccgccgctgctgctcccCGTCCGGCTCGTCCACATGGATGGTGAAGGCCTGCTGCCCGCCgaccggccgccccgccgccgcgccatGGCCCtcgccgccgctccgcgccgcctGTGAGGAGAGCGGCCCGTCAGCGCCGCCGagagcccggccccgccgctgaCAGCCGCCGCTGACAGCTCCCGCCGCCCCAAGATGgcggccccctcccccccgccgccccacaCCTCCTcccgcgccgccccgggcccgccgcccccccaccctctctctcccctcacCTGCTGGgcgccccgcagcagccccagcgccACGCGGGTGCCgccggcggtggcggcgggcggcgccgctTTGCCGCCCGGGGGGACGTTCTCCTGGTTCTCCTGGCCCGCCAACATGGTGGCGgtggcggccgcggcggcggacGGGGACGGCcgggggtggggcgggggaTGGGCGCCACTGGTGCCGGCGGCCGCCGAGTCCCGCGCCGCGGCGCCGCTCTCGCCGTTCAAGTAGCCCGCGACTATTGAATCGGCCAATGGGAGGGCGCGGCGCCGCGGCGCGTCACGCGGCCTACGGGCGGCGGCAGGGGCCAAACCGGACGGGGGGGTGGCTGAGCCGGGGGCGTGGCTGAGCCGGGGGCGTGGCTgagccgggggcggggcccgaGCCTGGGGGCGTGCCCTgagcccgggggcggggcctgggcccggggggcggggccagcaGGCGAGTCCTTCGCCCCGGCTGGGGCCGCTCCCCTCATTCACCACAAGCGAGCGCCAAGGGCGGCGGCGTTCCGAAATGAGCAACGCGGGCACGGGGCAAGGACGGAGGAAGTTTAATGCCGGCCGCTCTTTAAACAAGAGCTACCGGTGTAGCTTCACACGTAGCCGTCTTTAGCCTAAAATTACATTGCTTCTAAATCTGGTTAAGTTTCTGAAACCAGTTTCTTCATACATTCGTACAACCGGAGAACGGACGACAGCATGTGGTCTTTACcagtactgaaaatatttctgtaaaaagggTGTTCGGTATTTACATCTCCTTCCAGGTTTTCTTTAGCTATGAAGAACGTTGCGTACGCAGAACCTCTGCGCGCATTTAACGTACACAACACTTCATAGGAACTGAAGATGACTACCGCATTCAGTAGCATAGTAAATATGAATAAAACCTAAGAGCTGACAGTCTAacaaaaaacagtttttcttgaaaagtgTTTTGGACTTGATATTGAACtgccttgatttaaaaaaaaaaaaaaaaaaaattactctgctttttccttgtcaGGCTGCAGCCTCAAAAAAAGCAATTAGTCCATCTTGATCGCAGCCATCCAGAATTTCCAGAAGAAGAGGAACTTTGGTTTTCACATTGGTgcctttaaatttaaatttgtcTATGAAGAGATCTGTGATCATACCTGCAAAGGTAAAACCCCAGGAATTATTATTTGCCTTGTTTTCGTTGTGATGTAGCTCTGCTTTTAACTCGTTCTTATATACCAACTATTCTAGTCAATTCTGGGTTTAGAGACAAGACTCCTGTTAAACTGCACGCTTTAAACAATGATGTACTTttaaacaaaccccaaacacaatGAGAACAGCCCAGATTCCAGCTCCATTCCAAAGTGCGTATTTCTGCCTTAGAATTACCCACATCTGAAACACTAAAGAGAAAGGAACTATCACAGGACGGGCAACGAGGGCTCTGCGTGCGCTGTGTATATGTAGGCTTATAAAAGCTGGTGTCTGGCAGAGATTCTCTGAGCTGAAAGCTGTATGGGGAACACCAGAGGAGGTTACAGAATTCCCTTCACTAAATTAAATCATCTTCTACGAGTCTCCCTTCCCACTCcatgtgcatttttcttcttttctgatcTTTTGCAAAACTTAACCGCTCAGAACTTAATCACTCATTTAACTTGCATACATTCTTAAATGTCATCCTGAATTTGAATACGATCCTTAATCGTGCTTAATCGTGTCCATTAAAGACAAGGATCATCCAAATCGAAGAAGCTGTTTACTAAACAAAAAGTAGAAAAGTCACTTGCAAATAATCCTggtattttcattctttctcagTGATACGCTTGTGATGCCAAATCAATTTTAGAAGCTCTCAGGTGAACAATTCTTGAGAACCTTTAGAGAGTTACTCAAAGTCTGTAGTAGCATACAAGCCATTTTCAGTATGCGCTAGGTTTTACTGCCTCACCTTTAACTTCAGATTTTTATGATCAAGAACACTGCGTAAATATGCAGCCTTGGCTGTATGACCAGACAGACATATATAGTTACGTACCTATTGTCGACCTGAAGCTACCCAAGGGTACTCACTTACCAAATTATTTCAATTCTGCTAATACTGACTTCATAACTATTTCAGTCATGTCCAGCGTGCTCTCTGGACATTAAGttgcacttaaaaaaattaagttgacTTGATCAACAAACCATAAAGTCTCTCGAGATGTGCAGGTTGTCTCTTGTATTCCTCAAGCAGCTGATCTGCCTCTTCCAAAATGCTGCGGTATTTTGGTAGCAGGAAGTCTACATTTCCTTCATGAACTTGTAATTcctcaaagacattttaaatcatAAGAATTAACAGCAGTTAAGTATCGTAAGAgcataaaaataagaagaaattaagcTTGGGACTGACAGGAGGAAGTACTTCAGAGAGAAGACAAACCCCTTCTAAACTAGCAAGAGTTATTTTCAGAGTGCCTCGTTTTCTAGTCTTCTCATGATATCCTAGATGTTACTTGTCACTTCATAGACTAGCTTCTCAAAATCCTGTGTATTACAGCTTCCAGCTCTGAGTGCTGCCGGAACAGGATCACACCACAGCCCAGCCCCTACAGAATCAAGCCTAATGAAGGCTCAAAGCCTTCAGCATGTCTTCATTTTTAGAATAAGTAAAATCCTAGAAAGTGTGGCACATGCTGCAGTCTGAAGGTGAAAGTAAACTCTGAAAGTATCACTCAATTCATAACAGCAAAAAGTTTTATAGGCCTCTTCTAAAATGCCCCAGTCTACCATCAGACCAATTTAAGATGGTCGATGGTATAgaccttttcttccccacagaAAGACTGTTCTTTTCTGGACGAACGGTAATTATGCTGTGTATCGTGAGTCTGCTGGAATAACAGCTTTCATCAATCATCAGATTATTGTACTGCCTATGAATAAGTTATTATCAAAAAAAAtgggtaacaaaaaaaaattgtcaaaaaaGATTTGTCAG
Encoded proteins:
- the CCNA2 gene encoding LOW QUALITY PROTEIN: cyclin-A2 (The sequence of the model RefSeq protein was modified relative to this genomic sequence to represent the inferred CDS: inserted 4 bases in 2 codons), whose product is MLAGQENQENVPPGGKAAPPAATAGGTRVALGLLRGAQQVRGXREGGGAAGPGRRGRRCGAAGGRGPPSWGGGSCQRRLSAAGPGXLGGADGPLSSQAARSGGEGHGAAAGRPVGGQQAFTIHVDEPDGEQQRRRGGPATQKQEATTAAALGLRAAVCTLGERRPLAPLGNAMELSFDSPSIMDISITSEAEEKKPNVNNVPDYIGDIHTYLREMEVKCKPKMGYMKKQPDITNNMRAILVDWLVEVGEEYKLQNETLHLAVNYIDRFLSSMSVLRGKLQLVGTAAMLLASKFEEIYPPEVAEFVYITDDTYTKKQVLRMEHLILKVLSFDLAAPTINQFLTQYFLHQQTNAKVESLSMYLGELSLIDADPYLKYLPSIIAAAAFHLAGYTITGQTWPESLCKVTGYTLEDIKPCLMDLHKTYLRAAQHTQQSIREKYKSTKYHGVSLIDPPETLNLL